One Drosophila subobscura isolate 14011-0131.10 chromosome U, UCBerk_Dsub_1.0, whole genome shotgun sequence DNA window includes the following coding sequences:
- the LOC117902554 gene encoding adult cuticle protein 1, with the protein MKFAAAVVMLVCALIGAEASWNALQIAPGVSYVNSVAHGAGAWGGPWNGAWNGGWNGAWNGGWNGAWGAPAAVAVHAGAGAPWGLTGPGGWHGASVPGIALAQGPGLAAGHGHEGVYVAKTRGAIHTAPLAGHINSATSVNVAPAPGTL; encoded by the exons ATGAAG TTCGCCGCCGCCGTAGTCATGCTTGTGTGCGCCCTGATCGGTGCTGAGGCCTCGTGGAATGCACTCCAGATCGCTCCTGGCGTCTCCTATGTCAACTCTGTGGCCCATGGAGCTGGCGCCTGGGGTGGTCCCTGGAACGGTGCCTGGAATGGTGGCTGGAACGGTGCCTGGAACGGTGGCTGGAACGGTGCCTGGGGTGCACCCGCTGCCGTGGCTGTCcatgctggcgctggcgctccTTGGGGCTTGACCGGTCCCGGTGGCTGGCATGGCGCTTCGGTTCCCGGCATTGCCCTCGCTCAGGGACCCGGTCTGGCTGCCGGACATGGACATGAGGGTGTCTATGTGGCCAAGACTCGTGGTGCCATTCACACCGCTCCCCTGGCCGGACACATCAACTCGGCCACGTCCGTGAATGTGGCCCCCGCACCGGGAACTCTGTAA
- the LOC117902547 gene encoding kinectin-like: MEKLLERDFFDLKDVEDGGDSTSCPKQQEQMPNSKFHDQESLAQQKLDEGQMRWVGGDLEEQLQQAFQETHEHSQQQQTKDKKQLEGELQQTVAECQRLKDQLYGKQWEFEKMTKRYNALESDFEATLLKNNARIRELKGSLDLAQDRCDEVQQENERELEDIKQLNTKILAMEHTNEMLMTHFEGARLELSSISDLLLLSENQQPPDRSLSQQVLQRTLESLQAMTEDFEPLRQQLLEERNKELGKLIVLKADKSRLEQRLASMQKELAQKDKNYAMLEEQIQPLIDERNALKEQRQKSDKSRKRVQLELQRLSADRENLKEKFDQLKEENCRLATKRDPSDALRLELQRTQELLDEAQMEVERLSKLQLVEKNSEQLIERLQRENHSLQLELQSLQRSASEKEEEEEEVSANCSNCVEKLNEIRKLQKINKRQGKLLKETKPDKASMRQENLLTDFKGKAEQFKAYIRAECPTQSAQQCSEQLEQQKYCERLAEQENIFHAQLQQAEEKYQSLLSSYEEVCGEIVQLKQTIVGDREKIAKVVRAKNSELNALMSKCRDKEQCIDDLKRGFDEAYTNIGSERQSMKRVLAQWEAQKGDIKQVEKHWQKQMSAMQRKHDQAMDSMNQRYQTAMQKEINCKLYAEDKATEYLASLDEMKATMDSMNERYQTAMQTANNYKLYAEDKAAEYQELLAKLKATRKHRQPREQRQ, encoded by the coding sequence ATGGAGAAGCTGTTGGAGCGCGACTTCTTTGACTTGAAGGATGTTGAAGATGGGGGGGACAGCACCAGCTGCCCGAAGCAACAGGAGCAGATGCCGAACTCGAAGTTCCACGATCAGGAGAGCTTGGCCCAGCAGAAGCTGGATGAGGGGCAGATGCGTTGGGTCGGAGGTGActtggaggagcagctgcagcaggcgttCCAGGAGACGCACGAgcactcgcagcagcagcagacgaaagACAAGAAGCAATTGGAGGgcgagctgcagcagacagTCGCAGAGTGCCAGCGGCTGAAGGATCAGCTGTATGGCAAACAGTGGGAATTCGAGAAGATGACGAAGCGATACAACGCCTTGGAGTCGGACTTTGAGGCGACTTTGCTGAAGAACAATGCGCGGATACGGGAGCTGAAGGGTTCGCTCGATTTGGCACAGGATCGATGCGATGAAGTGCAGCAGGAGAACGAGCGAGAACTGGAGGATATTAAGCAGCTGAACACCAAGATCCTGGCCATGGAGCACACCAATGAAATGCTGATGACTCACTTTGAGGGCGCTCGGCTTGAGCTCAGCTCGATCAGtgatcttctgctgctgagtgAGAATCAGCAGCCGCCGGACAGGTCCCTCAGTCAACAGGTGTTGCAACGAACTCTGGAGAGTCTCCAAGCCATGACGGAGGACTTTGAGCCGcttcggcagcagctgctggaagagCGAAACAAAGAGCTGGGCAAACTTATCGTCCTGAAGGCAGACAAGTCGCGACTGGAGCAACGGCTGGCAAGTATGCAGAAGGAGCTGGCACAGAAGGACAAAAATTATGCGATGCTGGAGGAGCAGATTCAACCGCTGATCGATGAACGGAATGCCCTGAAGGAGCAGCGCCAGAAGAGCGACAAGAGCCGGAAGCGAGTACAGTTGGAGCTGCAACGACTGAGCGCGGACAGGGAGAATCTCAAAGAGAAGTTTGACCAGCTGAAGGAGGAGAACTGTCGACTGGCCACCAAGCGGGACCCGTCGGATGCTCTCCGGCTGGAGCTGCAACGCACTCAAGAGTTGTTGGACGAAGCACAAATGGAGGTGGAGCGACTTTCCAAGCTGCAGTTGGTGGAGAAGAATTCCGAGCAGCTGATCGAACGGCTGCAGCGGGAGAACCACAGCCtgcagttggagctgcagtcgctgcagcgATCGGCAtcggagaaggaggaggaggaggaggaggtctCAGCCAACTGCAGCAACTGCGTGGAGAAGTTGAATGAAATTCGCAAGCTGCAGAAGATCAACAAGCGGCAGGGGAAACTCCTGAAGGAAACCAAGCCGGACAAAGCTTCCATGCGGCAGGAGAACCTACTCACGGACTTCAAGGGCAAGGCCGAGCAGTTCAAGGCGTACATCCGGGCCGAGTGTCCAACTCAGTCTGCCCAGCAGTGTAGCGaacagctggagcagcagaaatattGCGAGCGCTTGGCGGAGCAGGAGAACATTTTCCacgcacagctgcagcaggcagaggagaAGTATCAGAGTCTGCTGAGCAGCTACGAGGAGGTGTGCGGTGAAATTGTGCAGCTGAAGCAGACCATTGTGGGGGACCGCGAAAAGATAGCAAAAGTTGTGCGTGCTAAGAACTCCGAACTGAACGCATTGATGAGCAAGTGCCGCGATAAAGAGCAATGCATTGACGACCTGAAGCGCGGCTTCGACGAAGCGTACACGAACATCGGCTCCGAGCGGCAGTCGATGAAGAGAGTGCTGGCCCAGTGGGAGGCGCAAAAGGGGGATATCAAGCAGGTGGAGAAGCACTGGCAGAAGCAGATGAGCGCGATGCAGCGCAAGCATGATCAGGCCATGGATTCCATGAATCAGCGTTACCAGACCGCCATGCAGAAAGAAATCAACTGCAAGCTCTATGCGGAGGACAAGGCCACAGAGTACCTGGCATCGCTGGACGAGATGAAGGCTACCATGGATTCCATGAATGAGCGTTACCAGACCGCCATGCAGACAGCAAACAACTACAAGCTCTATGCGGAGGACAAGGCCGCAGAGTACCAGGAATTGCTGGCCAAGTTGAAAGCTACCAGGAAGCATCGTCAGCCCAGAGAGCAGCGACAGTAG
- the LOC117902557 gene encoding ATP synthase subunit g, mitochondrial yields the protein MSQYVGKANALAKTLTALARPPLKEFWKYAKVELSPPLPGDFLKLQKSLKESTKNLKTNVKASGGRLGQVTVREAWLNVLVTVEIVSWFYMGEVIGRRHFVGYKV from the exons ATGAGTCAATACGTAGGGAAAGCCAATGCGCTGGCTAAGA CTCTTACTGCGCTGGCACGTCCGCCACTGAAGGAATTCTGGAAATATGCCAAAGTGGAGCTGTCGCCCCCGCTGCCTGGAGACTTTCTGAAGCTGCAGAAGAGCCTGAAGGAATCCACCAAAAATCTAAAGACTAATGTCAAGGCCTCGGGCGGACGTCTGGGCCAGGTGACAGTGCGTGAGGCCTGGCTGAATGTTTTGGTTACCGTTGAGATCGTCTCGTGGTTCTACATGGGCGAGGTAATTGGACGCCGTCACTTTGTGGGCTACAAGGTCTAA
- the LOC117902556 gene encoding adult cuticle protein 1, with protein MKFAIVVVLFALAYGVHSSVVPLLTTIHGGQVLVGAPAVAGSVAVHASAVPAALPLALSPAGPVLIQSSPVHATIVAAPAPAVVAVAAPAASYVAKTRGAVHVAPLPGHSQSAASVNLEPAPGTW; from the exons atgAAG TTCGCCATTGTCGTAGTCTTGTTTGCTCTGGCCTATGGAGTCCACAGCTCCgtggtgccgctgctgacCACCATCCATGGTGGCCAAGTGCTGGTGGGTGCTCCCGCCGTTGCCGGCTCCGTGGCTGTTCATGCCTCCGCGGTGCCCGCtgccctgccgctggctctcTCCCCCGCTGGACCCGTGCTCATTCAGTCCTCGCCGGTGCATGCCACCattgtggctgctcctgcaccAGCGGTCGTTGCTGTGGCAGCGCCTGCAGCCAGCTATGTGGCCAAGACACGCGGCGCTGTGCATGTGGCACCGCTGCCCGGACACTCGCAGTCGGCGGCTTCGGTGAACCTGGAGCCAGCACCAGGCACCTGGTAA